Proteins encoded within one genomic window of Prauserella marina:
- the eat gene encoding ethanolamine permease, with the protein MPEHVEYNQVDENYLHQRQLKRGAAGWLLLAGLGVSYVISGDFAGWNFGLAEGGWGGLLIATVLMAVMYGCMVFGLAEMSSAMPVAGAGYGFARRALGPLGGFATGIAILIEYAIAPAAIATFIGGYIETLGLFGLTNSWPVFLACYVIFIGIHLYGVGEALRLMFGITAIAVVALVAFVVGMIPKVSFANLFDIVPDTTAAGASDFLPFGIAGAMAALVYGIWFFLAIEGVPLAAEEARDPKKDMPKGIIAGMGALVVFAALILVVAPGAAGSSAIANSDNPLPAAVRAAYGGDNFLAQLVNYVGLAGLVASFFSIMYAYSRQLFALSRAGYLPRWLSKTGSRKTPYLALIVPGTIGFVLAAATRDGALLINIAVFGATVSYVLLNLSHIVLRIREPRLERPYRTPGGIATTSVALVLAVAAVIATFIVDMVAAAITAAIFVAALGYFWFYSRHRLVAAAPEEEFAAVRMAEHDLDRE; encoded by the coding sequence GTGCCCGAGCACGTCGAGTACAACCAGGTCGACGAGAACTACCTCCATCAGCGGCAACTCAAGCGCGGCGCGGCGGGCTGGCTGCTGCTCGCCGGACTCGGCGTCTCCTACGTGATCTCCGGCGACTTCGCGGGCTGGAACTTCGGCCTAGCCGAAGGCGGCTGGGGCGGGCTGCTCATCGCCACCGTGCTCATGGCCGTCATGTACGGCTGCATGGTGTTCGGGCTGGCCGAAATGTCCTCGGCCATGCCGGTCGCCGGAGCGGGCTACGGCTTCGCCCGCAGGGCACTGGGCCCGCTCGGCGGCTTCGCCACCGGGATCGCCATCCTCATCGAATACGCGATCGCGCCGGCCGCCATCGCGACGTTCATCGGTGGCTACATCGAAACTCTGGGCCTTTTCGGGCTCACCAACAGCTGGCCCGTTTTCCTCGCCTGCTACGTCATCTTCATCGGCATCCACCTCTACGGCGTCGGTGAGGCGCTGCGGCTCATGTTCGGCATCACCGCGATCGCCGTGGTCGCGCTCGTGGCCTTCGTCGTGGGCATGATCCCGAAGGTGTCATTCGCCAACCTCTTCGACATCGTCCCCGACACCACGGCCGCGGGAGCGAGCGATTTCCTGCCATTCGGCATCGCGGGCGCCATGGCGGCGCTCGTGTACGGGATCTGGTTCTTCCTTGCCATCGAAGGGGTTCCGCTGGCCGCCGAGGAGGCGCGCGATCCGAAGAAGGACATGCCAAAGGGCATCATCGCGGGCATGGGCGCGCTCGTGGTGTTCGCCGCGCTGATCCTCGTCGTCGCTCCCGGTGCGGCGGGTTCCAGCGCCATCGCCAACTCGGACAACCCGCTGCCCGCGGCGGTCCGCGCCGCCTACGGCGGCGACAACTTCCTCGCCCAGCTCGTCAACTACGTGGGGCTCGCGGGCCTGGTAGCCAGCTTCTTCTCGATCATGTACGCGTATTCGCGGCAGTTGTTCGCGCTGTCCAGAGCCGGGTATCTTCCCCGCTGGCTGTCGAAGACCGGTTCCCGTAAGACTCCCTATCTCGCGCTGATCGTGCCGGGAACGATCGGGTTCGTGCTCGCGGCTGCCACCCGAGACGGCGCGTTGCTGATCAACATCGCGGTCTTCGGTGCCACCGTGTCCTATGTGCTGCTCAATCTCTCGCACATCGTGCTGCGCATCAGGGAACCGCGACTGGAACGTCCTTACCGCACGCCGGGTGGCATCGCCACGACGAGCGTCGCGCTGGTCCTCGCCGTCGCCGCCGTGATCGCGACGTTCATCGTCGACATGGTCGCCGCCGCGATCACAGCGGCGATCTTCGTCGCCGCGCTGGGCTACTTCTGGTTCTACAGCAGGCACCGGCTCGTCGCGGCGGCGCCGGAGGAGGAATTCGCCGCCGTGCGCATGGCCGAGCACGACCTCGACCGCGAGTAG
- a CDS encoding glutamine synthetase family protein, producing the protein MRNSEGMLTLDKLRELVRAGTIDTVLVAMTDMQGRLQGKRCAADYFLNEVVEHATEACDYLLAVDVDMNTVSGYRMSSWERGYGDCVLRPDLSTLRLVPWHEATVMVQCDVERVGGGAIPVSPRQILRGQLDRLAGHDLLAYVGTELEFIVFDDSYEQAWESGYRDLAPANQYNVDYSMLGTARVEPLLRRIRNAMSGAGLYVESAKGECNPGQHEIAFRFTDALSTCDNHSVYKTGAKEIAAMEGKSLTFMAKYDEREGNSCHIHISLRSRGGDPVLAGDGAGGFSPLMESFLAGQLACLRELTYLFAPNINSYKRFVPGSFAPTSVAWGTDNRTCALRVVGHGDSLRVENRVPGGDVNPYLAVAALIAAGLHGIEHELPLEPELTGNAYTSGKPTVPATLREAATLFASSEVAREAFGAEVVEHYVNAARVELAAFDAAVTDWERVRGFERL; encoded by the coding sequence ATGCGCAACAGTGAAGGCATGCTCACGCTCGACAAGCTGCGTGAACTCGTCCGTGCGGGCACGATCGACACTGTGCTCGTGGCCATGACCGACATGCAGGGCAGGCTCCAGGGCAAGCGCTGCGCTGCCGACTATTTCCTCAACGAGGTCGTCGAGCACGCCACCGAGGCGTGCGACTATCTGCTCGCCGTGGACGTCGACATGAACACCGTCTCCGGTTACCGGATGTCGTCGTGGGAGCGTGGCTACGGCGACTGCGTGCTGCGTCCCGATTTGTCCACCCTGCGCCTGGTGCCATGGCACGAGGCGACGGTCATGGTGCAGTGCGATGTGGAGCGCGTCGGCGGGGGAGCGATTCCGGTGTCGCCGAGGCAGATCCTGCGCGGGCAACTCGACCGGCTCGCCGGGCACGACCTCCTCGCCTATGTCGGCACCGAGCTGGAGTTCATCGTCTTCGACGACTCCTACGAGCAGGCGTGGGAATCGGGCTACCGCGACCTGGCTCCGGCCAATCAATACAATGTGGACTATTCGATGCTCGGAACGGCACGGGTGGAGCCCCTGCTGCGCCGTATCCGCAATGCCATGTCCGGCGCGGGACTCTACGTGGAGTCGGCGAAGGGCGAATGCAACCCCGGCCAGCACGAGATCGCTTTCCGGTTCACCGACGCACTGTCCACGTGCGACAATCACAGTGTCTACAAGACCGGGGCCAAGGAGATCGCGGCCATGGAGGGCAAGAGCCTCACCTTCATGGCCAAGTACGACGAACGTGAGGGCAATTCCTGCCACATCCACATCAGCCTCCGTTCCCGTGGCGGTGACCCGGTGCTCGCCGGTGACGGTGCGGGCGGGTTCTCGCCGCTCATGGAGAGTTTCCTCGCCGGGCAGCTCGCCTGCCTGCGGGAACTGACCTACCTGTTCGCGCCGAACATCAACTCCTACAAGCGGTTCGTGCCAGGCAGTTTCGCGCCGACCTCGGTCGCGTGGGGAACGGACAACCGCACCTGCGCGCTGCGGGTGGTCGGCCACGGCGATTCGCTGCGGGTGGAAAACCGGGTTCCCGGTGGCGACGTGAATCCGTATCTCGCGGTGGCGGCGCTCATCGCAGCCGGGCTGCACGGTATCGAGCACGAGTTACCGCTCGAACCCGAGCTGACCGGCAATGCCTACACGTCGGGAAAGCCCACCGTTCCAGCGACCCTGCGTGAGGCGGCGACGTTGTTCGCCTCCAGCGAGGTCGCGCGCGAGGCGTTCGGCGCCGAGGTGGTCGAGCACTATGTCAACGCCGCGCGGGTCGAACTCGCGGCCTTCGACGCGGCGGTGACCGATTGGGAGCGCGTGCGTGGTTTCGAACGCCTGTGA
- a CDS encoding gamma-glutamyl-gamma-aminobutyrate hydrolase family protein, with the protein MVSNACDKPVIGISCYHEPASWGVWNTEAALLPWSYVRCVSDAGGVPVLLPPSGADQRRAVSAVDGVVLAGGADVDPAGYGEPAHAETVSRPDRDATEFAMLRAAAEYGTPVLGVCRGMQVLNVACGGTLRQHLPELVGHRGHQPAPGEYGGTEIVLTEGSRVAALLGRRGGVHCYHHQAVDRLGEGLVPVGLAGDGTVEALESPGERFVVGVQWHPEQDSADVRLFAGLVEAARS; encoded by the coding sequence GTGGTTTCGAACGCCTGTGACAAGCCCGTCATCGGGATTTCCTGCTACCACGAACCGGCGTCGTGGGGAGTGTGGAACACCGAGGCCGCGCTGCTGCCGTGGAGTTACGTGCGCTGCGTTTCCGACGCGGGCGGGGTTCCGGTGCTACTGCCCCCCTCCGGGGCCGACCAGCGCCGGGCGGTGTCCGCTGTGGACGGTGTGGTGCTCGCTGGCGGCGCCGACGTCGACCCGGCCGGATACGGCGAGCCCGCCCATGCCGAGACCGTGTCCAGACCGGACCGCGACGCCACCGAGTTCGCGATGCTGAGGGCCGCCGCCGAGTACGGCACACCGGTACTCGGCGTGTGCAGGGGAATGCAGGTGCTCAACGTCGCGTGTGGAGGGACGCTGCGCCAGCATCTTCCTGAGCTGGTCGGGCACCGGGGTCACCAGCCGGCGCCCGGGGAGTACGGCGGCACCGAGATCGTGCTGACCGAGGGCAGCAGGGTGGCCGCGCTGCTGGGGCGCCGCGGCGGGGTGCACTGCTATCACCACCAGGCGGTGGACCGGCTGGGGGAGGGCCTGGTCCCGGTCGGCTTGGCCGGGGACGGCACCGTCGAGGCACTCGAATCGCCAGGCGAACGATTCGTGGTCGGTGTGCAATGGCATCCGGAACAGGACAGCGCCGATGTGCGGCTGTTCGCGGGATTGGTGGAGGCTGCCCGATCATGA
- a CDS encoding aldehyde dehydrogenase family protein produces the protein MTNERTIDLVNPATGQAMTSVALASREQTDEAVARARAAFPAWRAVAPGDRARLLRRFAEAVDGDIERLAALEVANAGHPIGNARWEAGNVRDVLHYYAAAPERLSGRQIPVSGGLNVTFHEPLGVVGVIVPWNFPMPIAAWGFAPALAAGNPVVLKPAELTPLTALRLAELAGQAGIPPGVFQVLPGSGEVVGTRLVEHPDVRKIVFTGSVKVGKRVMAGCADQVKRLTLELGGKNANIVFADADLEKAAATAPYGVFDNAGQDCCARSRILVQSSVFDRFLELLEPAVKGVVVGDPAGQDTEMGPLISEEHRRKVASYLPDRSRIAFEGHAPGGAGFWFPPTVVLPVSASDPLLTDEVFGPIVAVVPFEDEADAIAIANDTRYGLSGSLWTSDVGRALRVSRAVEAGNLSVNSHASVRYWTPFGGFKQSGLGRELGPDAITSFTDTKNVFISTE, from the coding sequence ATGACGAACGAGCGCACGATCGATCTCGTCAACCCGGCGACGGGGCAGGCCATGACGTCGGTCGCGCTCGCGTCGAGGGAGCAGACCGACGAGGCGGTCGCGAGGGCACGGGCCGCTTTTCCCGCGTGGCGGGCCGTCGCGCCGGGGGACAGGGCGCGGTTGCTGCGCCGGTTCGCCGAGGCCGTCGACGGCGACATCGAGCGGCTTGCCGCGCTGGAGGTGGCCAACGCCGGGCATCCCATCGGCAACGCGAGGTGGGAAGCGGGCAACGTCCGCGACGTACTGCACTACTACGCCGCGGCGCCGGAACGGTTGAGTGGCAGGCAGATTCCCGTGTCCGGCGGGCTCAACGTGACCTTTCACGAACCGCTCGGGGTCGTCGGCGTGATCGTGCCGTGGAACTTCCCGATGCCGATCGCGGCGTGGGGCTTCGCGCCCGCGCTCGCGGCGGGTAACCCGGTGGTGCTCAAACCGGCCGAGCTGACGCCGCTCACCGCGCTGCGGCTGGCCGAACTCGCCGGACAAGCGGGTATCCCGCCCGGTGTCTTCCAGGTCCTGCCTGGCAGCGGCGAGGTGGTGGGCACGCGCCTCGTCGAACACCCGGACGTTCGCAAGATCGTCTTCACGGGTTCGGTAAAGGTCGGCAAGCGGGTCATGGCGGGTTGCGCCGATCAGGTCAAGCGACTCACCCTGGAACTCGGTGGCAAGAACGCCAACATCGTCTTCGCCGACGCCGACCTGGAGAAGGCGGCGGCGACCGCGCCATACGGCGTGTTCGACAACGCGGGCCAGGACTGCTGTGCCCGATCGAGAATCCTGGTGCAGTCGAGCGTCTTCGACCGGTTTCTCGAACTGCTCGAACCCGCCGTGAAGGGTGTCGTGGTCGGTGATCCGGCAGGACAGGACACCGAAATGGGCCCGCTGATCTCCGAGGAGCACCGGCGCAAGGTCGCCTCCTATCTTCCCGACCGGTCGCGGATCGCCTTCGAGGGGCACGCTCCCGGCGGCGCGGGGTTCTGGTTCCCGCCGACCGTGGTGCTGCCCGTTTCGGCGAGCGATCCGCTGCTGACCGACGAGGTCTTCGGGCCGATCGTCGCGGTCGTGCCCTTCGAGGACGAGGCCGACGCGATCGCCATCGCCAACGACACCCGTTACGGCCTTTCCGGTTCGCTGTGGACCTCCGACGTCGGGAGGGCGCTGCGGGTCTCACGGGCCGTCGAGGCGGGCAACCTCTCGGTCAACTCACACGCCTCCGTG